The genomic region ATAAAAGCTTGGATTGCGGTCTCATCGTCCAGAGTGACAGAAGAAAGACGGAATAAGCAGCAAGATAAGATGCAATGACAGGCAATTTTCCCACGATGAAAAACGTGTCGTTTCGAGCAAGGGAAAAGTCTCCAATCGAGACAATGATGCCCATTTGTACAATAATCAGCACCAGAGCCGCCGATAAGGTGCCCCTTTCTTTCTCAATGACGGTAAGACGAAGCAATAATCCGCAAAACAGGAACGATAGATGAAGCCCGATATATACAACGGGCAGATTGATGCCGAGAGAACGTAGCAGGATCGGTCCCCCCGTTGAAAGCGCCAACAATAATCCGGCAGCCAAGATCAGCATCGGTTGGCGCAAAATTCCAGCCATGAAGGCCACGGCGATCAAGATATAGAAGATTAGTTCGATAAAAAGCGTCCAGTAAACGCCAGAAAGCCAAGGCTGTCCGAATGCATTCGCCGCCATTGTCGCATTGGCTAGCAGCGTTTTCAGTTCAGGGGCACCGCCCGTAAACACCAGATAACCATACATGAAAATCAAAGACAGCCAGAACGCCGGGTAAAGACGGAAAAAACGTCCGATTGCAAATCGTCTGATCGGCTGCAGCTGGTCGCTCTTGATACTGAAAGGCACCACAAAACCGCTGATCAGGAAAAACAATACAACGCCAAAACGGCCAAAATCGAAACTGGAAATTATTGAGTTAAGAGAACCAATCAGGGTCGTATTCTGATTTGACGCCTCTCGGAGAAAGTCGCCAAGAATGTGATGAAACAAAACTGATATAGCCGCGATTGCACGCAAGCCATCGATATTGGAAAACCGCCCTGCCCCCATGTTTCTCCAGAGCCCCCACACGAAACATCGTATCTGGCATATATCAGTATATTTTACACTACAAGTTGAATATCCTAAATCTTGTTACCTATCGGAAAGCCGGTTGAGGCTTTTCTCACCGGCATGTCAGCGGTGGGAATGATCCAGCCGTTGCGGATGGCGACGCGTACCTCATCGCCCTCTTCCAGCCGCACGGGATCGCGCACCTCGAAATGCAGATGAATATCCGGCTTCGCGACCGACGATGCCTCAATGCGCGAACCGCCGCCTCGATAAACCGAGCGCTTGACCCGCACGGGAATGCCGCCGGTTTCGGTCAATGTCAGGTCCTCTGCCCGAACGCAGAGCTGCGCATTGGCGCGTGGCATTTCCGTGCCTGAACAACGCACCTGTGCGCGGCTGCCCAACACCAGCGCTTCGCAATGTCCCGCTTGTGCAAAGGATACGACCTCCGCAGGCAATACCATGCCGTGCGCGATGAAGGACGCGACCATTGCGCTCGCCGGCTCCTCATAGAGTTTGCGTGGCGTGTCGAACTGCTGCAGCCTGCCATGGTCCAGCACCGCAATCCGGTCGGCGAGCGCCATGGCCTCAGCCTGATCGTGGGTGATGTAAATGATCGTGGTGCCCGTGCGCTTGTGAAACGCCGCAAACTCGTCTTCCATCGACGCCCGCAGATGCACGTCGAGATTGGCGAGAGGTTCGTCGAAAAGGACGAGAGACGGTGCAGCCACCAGACAGCGAGCCAGCGCGACACGCTGCCGCTGACCGCCCGAAAGATTGGCCGGACGGCGATCACCAAAACCGGCGAGATCGACGAGCGCCAGCGCCTCGTTCACGCGGCGTTCCCGCTCGGCCCTGGCAACCTTTGCCACCCGCAGGCTGTAACCGACATTTTCGGCCACGGTCATATGCGGCCAGAGCGCATAATTCTGGAAGACGATACCGACCTGCCGCTTTTCGGGCGGCACGCTGCCACCAATATGAGAAACGCGGCTGTCACCAATATGGATTTCACCGCCATCGACATCTTCAAATCCCGCGATCATGCGAAGAAGCGTGGTCTTGCCGCAGCCCGACGGTCCGAGAATGGCAACAAACTCGCCATCCTTCACATCGAGAGACACGCCGGACAAGGCCTGAAACTCATTGAAGCTCTTGGAAACAGAAGCGATTTTCAGTCGCGCCATGGCAGCACTCCGTTTGGAAGACGCCGCGCAAACAGATTGGTTGCAAGCATCAGCATGAATGTCACCGCAACAGCCAGCATGGAAATGGCTGCCGCATAGGCGGAATCGCCCGCCTGTTCGAAAGAAAACATCACCACGCCCAGCGTTTCCGATCCCGACGCCCAGAGAAGCGCTGAAACCGTCAACTCACAGAAAGCGGTCATGAAGATGAGCACGCCGCCCGCGAGCGTCGCCGGTGCGACGAGGGGAAATATAATGGTCCGCAGGCGATAGAAAAGCCCCGCGCCTGCAACACGCGCGGCCTCCTCCATCGCACGGTCGATCTGATGCAACCCGGCGACCGTCGGCCGCAGAGCCAGCACGAAGAAGCGCGCAAGATAGGCAAACAGGATGATCCAGAGCGTGTTGTAAAGACTGACGCCAATCACCGGCAGCGGTTTCAAAAACAGTAGCAGACAGGCAATGGCCAGCACCACGCCCGGCAGAGCATACGGCATTTCGGCTGCAAAATTGAGGATCGGCGTCCAGCGACGCTTGCGCCATGCCAGCATATAGGCAAGCGGAACGGCGATCAGCACAGCGAAGAACGCTGCCGACAGTGACAGGACCACGCTATTGCGAAACGCGCGCGCGGCACCGGCATGTTCCATAAGGACGAAGCGGAAATTTTCGACTGTCGCGGTCGCAAAGGTCAGCGGCACGCCGTAAGCCGGAACCAGAGCGGAAAGCGTGAGCCCGATCAGCGGCAGGAAAAGTACGACCACGATCAGCAGCCAGGCCGAGGCTTCCACCGGCACGCGCCAGCGGCCAAGCGCAAAGGGAGCGGCTGGCAGAGACGTCGAGACAATGCGGAAATCACGTCTGCGGGACGCATATTCCTGCGCAGCAATGCCAGCCATGGCAATGAGGCCGATCAGCACGGACAGCACGGCGACACCGGAAAGCACAGACGGGCCGCCGCCCGCAAGACGCTGATAAATCAGCGTCGGCAAAACCAGATAATTCGACGGTATGCCGAGAAATGCCGGAATGCCGAAATTCCCCACGCAGGAAACGAAGGCCAACGCGGCAGCACCGATAATCGACGGCGTCATCAGCGGCAGGATGATGGTGCGTAACACGGTCCATTTGCCGGCACCGGCGCTAAGTCCCGCTTCCACCAGTTCGCGTGGCAGTTTGCGCAAACCTGCGCGCACGATCAGGAAAACCAGCGGGCCGTATTGCACACCCAGCAAAAAGATGATGCCCCAGACGGAATAGAGCGGGTTGCGGCTGCCAAGCGGCGGCGCCAATCCCACAATCTTGAGGAACTGGCTTGAAGGCCCGAAAAGCTGGAGCCAAGCCAGCGCCGTTACTTGCGGAGCGATCAAAAGTGGAGTGACGTAGAAAAGCACGAAGACATTGCGGCCGCGCATGTTTGTCAGCCCGACGAGCAATGCCGCGACAATGCCGAACACCAGCGCCAGCAAGGTTCCGCCAATGCCGATCTGCAACGAATGCCATGTCGCAACCCAGGTCGACTGGCTTCCGAGTGTCTCCACCAGCGCCGAAGTCGAAAACTGCCCCTGCGGCGCGACCAGTTCGACCAGCAGCCTGCCCATCGGCAGAAGCGACAGAACCGCCACGATCAGTGTTATGCCAGCAATCAGGGCCGCATCGCGGCCCTGAAGGTCTCTCATGATGCGCATCGAGATGCCTTATCCGCCAAACAGCTCGGAGAACTGCTTCTTGTCGGCATCAGTCTGATCGAGAACCTTCTGGGTGTCGATAGACATGATGTTGATCTTGGTGCCTTCCGGCAGCCAGGCAGGACGGCCAACACCTTCCTTGGCAGGCAGATAACCCTGCTCGAGCGCCAGCTTCTGGCCGTCATCCGACAGGATGAAATCCACGAACTTCTTGGCGCCATCGACATTCTTGGCGGTTGCCATGATCGCGACCGGTTCAGTCACCGCGGGCACGCCTTCCGACGGGAATACGAACTCAACCGGCGAACCCTTGGCCTTGGCATTGAGCGCCATGAAGTCAACGAGAATGCCATATGGCTTTTCGCCACTCGCAACCGACTTCAGCACAGCGCCATTGCCTTTGACGCTTGCCAGCTCGTTGGCCTTGAGGTTCTTGAAGTAATCCCAGCCCAAATTCTTGTTGAGCGCGAAGCCGCTCAGCAGATAGGCGGCAGCGCCGGAGTAAAGCGGGCTCGGCATGACAACCTGACCCTTGTAGTCGGCCTTGGCAAGATCGGCCCAATGTTCAGGCTTCTGTGACGCGCCTGTGTTGTACGCTATGCCGGTGGTGATCAGTTTGGAACCGAAATAAGTCTTGTCGGCATCGTAGCTATCTGCGGCGAAACCATCGACCTTGGCCTCTGGATAAGCAAGCAAGCGCTTGTCCTTCTTGAGGCCTTCCATCGTCACCGCATCCGCAATGAGAAGAACGTCGGGCTGCGGTGCGCCAGCCGCAAATTCGGCAGCAAGCTTGGTGAGGAGTTCGCTCGTGCCCGAGCGGAAAATCTGCACATCCGTATCGGGATTGGCCTTGCGGAACGCTTCAACCGTCTTGGTCGCATCCGCTTCCGGCTGCGAGGTATAAAGCGTCAGCGTATCGGCCTGCGCCACGGCGATGGAAAGAGCAAGAAGCGCAGGTACGACAGCGGCCCGCTTCAACATCTTGTTCATGGGATTCGCTCCTCGAATTTCTGTGTAATGTTCGCCAGCATGACCAGCGATGCCGGTGCGATCCTGACGCGTGCGAAGTGATAACGCGCAGATACTGCCATGGCGATAGGCACGTTCATTTCCATTCATGGTGCACCTGTCAAACATCCTGCAACGTGAAACCGGAAAAGCAAAAGCCTTCCGGCGGAATCATTCCATCGGAAGGCTTGTAAGGCATTGAGGCAGTTGCCGAACAGCCATCCGTTTCTCCTGATTTGGAGAGATGCGGATGGCATTAGAGGAATTGCACTGCGGTTTTATGACAGCCGCAACCTATCCCCGGCGAACCGTTCGGCAGATCAGATAACGATCTCGGCGACATGCGCAATCTGTGCGCCAGCCTCGTAATAGGCTTCGCGCAGACCACGGAAATTCTGTTCCTTCGGATCGCTGACCGGCAGCGGCAGGTCGTCTTCCTTGATCTCACCTGAAACGAGTTGCGAAAGCAGTTTTCCGAAGACGGTACCCGGCGCGATGCCGCGGCCATTATAACCGGAGAACCCGACGACATTGCGCGCCAGGCGATGGAATTTCGGCAGGCTGTCATCGGTCATGCCGATCTTGCCATACCATTCGGCTTCGAACTCGACTTCGCCGATTTGCGGGAACAGTCGCTTCAACGACTTCTTGGCCCATGCCTTGTGCACGGCAGCACCCGTGTTGCGCAGCGCACCGACGCTGCCGAACACCAGGCGGCCTTGGCTGTCAAAACGGAAGGACGAAAGCACTTCCTTCGTATCCCATACACCCTGACGCTCCGGCAGAATGCTCTTCTTGAGATTGTCCGACAGCGGCTTTGTAGCCATGTTGAAATATGGCAGATGGACCAGTTCGGCGCGAACTTCCGCCCACGGCGCATTGGTATAGGCGTTGGTTGCCACCACGACCCAGTTGGCCGTTACGGAACCCTTGGCGGTCTTGACCACCCATTTGCCGTTCTTTTCCTCAGCGCCGGTCACGGGGCTTCCGGTAAAGATGGTCGCGCCAGCAGCAACGGCGGCATGGGCAAGCCCGCGCACATAGGCCAACGGCTGGATCGTACCGGCGCGCAGATCGAGCAGCGACCCGGCATAGGCATTCGTGCCGACCTTGGCTTCGGTTTCTCTCGCATCAAGCAGCTTCACATTCGCGCCACGGCGCGCCCACTGCTCATAACGATCTTCAAGTTCTTTCAGACCCTTCTTGCCGACGGCGCAATGAAGCGTGCCCTGCTTCTCGACTTCACAGGCAATCTTGTGTTTCTCGATAATCTCAAAAACCAGCTTCGGCGCATTGCCGAGGACATCGAGCAGACGGTCGCCATATTTGTGGCCAAGCACGCCGGGCAGATCATCCGGCATGACCCACATGCCCGCGTTCACCAGGCCGACATTGCGTCCCGAACCCCCATATCCGATCTCGATGCCTTCAAGCACGATGGCCCGCGTGCCTTTTTCGGCCAGATGCAAGGCCGTCGACAGGCCGGTGAAGCCGCCGCCCACAATCACCACGTCCGCAGTCAGATCACCTTGCAGCGCAGTCGTCTTGGGAGCGGCAGGGGCGGTCTTTTCCCAAAGACCATGGGAGCGCGGATCGTTCAGCATCGAGACAACCATTTCATACCGAGCATTTCCAGCAAAAGTGTGAAGCGGTTTTGCGTTCGGAAATGCGTAAAAACAAACAGTTAGAGCGGTTCCCGGTCTTTTTCATGATCGACCGCTCTCGTGGAATACGGGCACCCTGCCCGGTTGTTTCTATTTCACGCCGCGAAAGCCGCTTGGACAGCGTTATTTGCGCAACAATTCATTCCGGTTTGGAATGAACCAGCATCGAATAATCCGTATTTCCAACCTGTCCGGCAATCCACTGGCAGAAGACCTGCGTCAGCGGGTTTTCCAGTTTTCCTTCCGGGACAACGAGATAATATTCATTCTCGGTCCGCATCGGCTTCTCGAAAAGCATGACCAGTTCACCGCTGCGCAACTCCTGCTCGATCAGATATAGCGGCAGAAGCGCGAAACCCAGCCCAGCCAATGCTGCACCTATAACCATCGAGAACTGGTCGAAACGGTGGCCGCGATAGGCCGACTGTCCTTCGACGCCGCAGCTTTCAAACCATTGCGCCCACATTTTGGGTCGTGTCGCAAGATGCAGCAA from Brucella intermedia LMG 3301 harbors:
- a CDS encoding acyltransferase family protein — encoded protein: MGAGRFSNIDGLRAIAAISVLFHHILGDFLREASNQNTTLIGSLNSIISSFDFGRFGVVLFFLISGFVVPFSIKSDQLQPIRRFAIGRFFRLYPAFWLSLIFMYGYLVFTGGAPELKTLLANATMAANAFGQPWLSGVYWTLFIELIFYILIAVAFMAGILRQPMLILAAGLLLALSTGGPILLRSLGINLPVVYIGLHLSFLFCGLLLRLTVIEKERGTLSAALVLIIVQMGIIVSIGDFSLARNDTFFIVGKLPVIASYLAAYSVFLLSLWTMRPQSKLLSSTGEISYSIYLFHVPVCWTIYLLLPPTGAISDLITMALCVIASLAVSILTYRYVEKPMIAVGRRISGQIHRPLQPAAS
- a CDS encoding ABC transporter permease, producing MRIMRDLQGRDAALIAGITLIVAVLSLLPMGRLLVELVAPQGQFSTSALVETLGSQSTWVATWHSLQIGIGGTLLALVFGIVAALLVGLTNMRGRNVFVLFYVTPLLIAPQVTALAWLQLFGPSSQFLKIVGLAPPLGSRNPLYSVWGIIFLLGVQYGPLVFLIVRAGLRKLPRELVEAGLSAGAGKWTVLRTIILPLMTPSIIGAAALAFVSCVGNFGIPAFLGIPSNYLVLPTLIYQRLAGGGPSVLSGVAVLSVLIGLIAMAGIAAQEYASRRRDFRIVSTSLPAAPFALGRWRVPVEASAWLLIVVVLFLPLIGLTLSALVPAYGVPLTFATATVENFRFVLMEHAGAARAFRNSVVLSLSAAFFAVLIAVPLAYMLAWRKRRWTPILNFAAEMPYALPGVVLAIACLLLFLKPLPVIGVSLYNTLWIILFAYLARFFVLALRPTVAGLHQIDRAMEEAARVAGAGLFYRLRTIIFPLVAPATLAGGVLIFMTAFCELTVSALLWASGSETLGVVMFSFEQAGDSAYAAAISMLAVAVTFMLMLATNLFARRLPNGVLPWRD
- a CDS encoding ABC transporter ATP-binding protein, yielding MARLKIASVSKSFNEFQALSGVSLDVKDGEFVAILGPSGCGKTTLLRMIAGFEDVDGGEIHIGDSRVSHIGGSVPPEKRQVGIVFQNYALWPHMTVAENVGYSLRVAKVARAERERRVNEALALVDLAGFGDRRPANLSGGQRQRVALARCLVAAPSLVLFDEPLANLDVHLRASMEDEFAAFHKRTGTTIIYITHDQAEAMALADRIAVLDHGRLQQFDTPRKLYEEPASAMVASFIAHGMVLPAEVVSFAQAGHCEALVLGSRAQVRCSGTEMPRANAQLCVRAEDLTLTETGGIPVRVKRSVYRGGGSRIEASSVAKPDIHLHFEVRDPVRLEEGDEVRVAIRNGWIIPTADMPVRKASTGFPIGNKI
- a CDS encoding NAD(P)/FAD-dependent oxidoreductase encodes the protein MLNDPRSHGLWEKTAPAAPKTTALQGDLTADVVIVGGGFTGLSTALHLAEKGTRAIVLEGIEIGYGGSGRNVGLVNAGMWVMPDDLPGVLGHKYGDRLLDVLGNAPKLVFEIIEKHKIACEVEKQGTLHCAVGKKGLKELEDRYEQWARRGANVKLLDARETEAKVGTNAYAGSLLDLRAGTIQPLAYVRGLAHAAVAAGATIFTGSPVTGAEEKNGKWVVKTAKGSVTANWVVVATNAYTNAPWAEVRAELVHLPYFNMATKPLSDNLKKSILPERQGVWDTKEVLSSFRFDSQGRLVFGSVGALRNTGAAVHKAWAKKSLKRLFPQIGEVEFEAEWYGKIGMTDDSLPKFHRLARNVVGFSGYNGRGIAPGTVFGKLLSQLVSGEIKEDDLPLPVSDPKEQNFRGLREAYYEAGAQIAHVAEIVI
- a CDS encoding ABC transporter substrate-binding protein; its protein translation is MNKMLKRAAVVPALLALSIAVAQADTLTLYTSQPEADATKTVEAFRKANPDTDVQIFRSGTSELLTKLAAEFAAGAPQPDVLLIADAVTMEGLKKDKRLLAYPEAKVDGFAADSYDADKTYFGSKLITTGIAYNTGASQKPEHWADLAKADYKGQVVMPSPLYSGAAAYLLSGFALNKNLGWDYFKNLKANELASVKGNGAVLKSVASGEKPYGILVDFMALNAKAKGSPVEFVFPSEGVPAVTEPVAIMATAKNVDGAKKFVDFILSDDGQKLALEQGYLPAKEGVGRPAWLPEGTKINIMSIDTQKVLDQTDADKKQFSELFGG